The Catellatospora citrea DNA segment GATTGACCGTCCGGTACTCCACGGCACGAGGTGACCCGGCCTGCGCCGGCAGCTCGAACGATCCATCGCGGCCGGTCCGCGCCGGAGTGACCACGTAATCGAGCGCGGGCGCGTAGTAGCGCCCGCCTGCGCCATGGGAGCCTTCGAAGACACGCACGGCGCGCAGGCTCTGCCAGGGAATGCGCCGGGTGCACAGCAGACCGCGTACCAGCAGGTGTTCCTCACGGGAGTACACGCCCTGCGATGCGGCTCGCACGGCCAGGGTGAGCCAGAGCGCGCACCACAGTGCCAGGCCGAGCCCTGCCACCGGCAGACCCGCCGCCGAGACGGCCTCCTCCCGCCGCACCGCGGCGACGACGTTGCCGCCCCCGCACAGCGCCATCCCCAGCATGCCCACGGCCACCAGCGCGTTCTGGCCGGGGCTGACGACTGCCCCGTTACTCATCCGGCCACGTTAACGACGCCTGTCGAGGCCGCCGGTCGCTACTCGTCGCGCACTGCAAGAAGTTGACCGCCGGTGGCGCTCACCGCGCCGCTTCTGGGGCGGGATGTGCTGACATGGCGGTCCCCTGCCACGCCGGTGGCGAGCCCGGCAACCATGCGTGCTGGCTGGGCAAACGGATCCAATGTAGCCATCCGCATGCGGTCGCGCCAGACCCTCGAAACATCTTGCAACACTTGCGAATTGAGATCTTCACAACCGGCGTTTCAACTGATATCTATATGCGATCGATCGACCCCTGACCCGGAGGACGACTTGACCCGATCGCGCCTGCTGACCTTCACGGCGAGCCTCGCCACCGCCTTCACCGTGCTGGTCGCCCTGGCAGCCACCCCCGCCCAGGCTGCTTCCACCGTCCGCTACGTCGCCCTCGGCGACTCCTACTCCTCCGGCGTCGGCGCCGGCAGCTACACCTCCGAGAGCGGCGCGTGCCAGCGCAGCACCAAGGCCTATCCCGCCCTGTGGGCCGCCGCCAACGCCCCCGCCGCGTACGCCTTCGTCGCCTGCTCCGGCGCGACCACCACCAGTGTCACCAGCTCGCAGCTGTCCGCCCTCAGCAGCTCCACCACGCTGGTCAGCATCACCGTCGGCGGCAACGACGTCGGCTTCGCCAACATCATGTCGACCTGCGCCCTCCAGGGCACCACCCAGTGCGTCGCCGCCGTGCAGACCGCCGAGGACAAGGCCCGCGCGTCCCTGCCCGGGCTGCTCGACAACGTGTACAACGCGATCCGCTCCCGCGCCCCCAACGCCCGCGTGGTGGTGCTCGGCTATCCGGTCTTCTACCAGCTCGGCACCGTGTGCGTCGGGCTCAGCGCCACGTCCCACGCGAAGATCAACGAAGGCATCAACCTGGTCGACGACCTCACCCGCACCGCCGCCGGCCGCCACGGGTTCACCTTCGCCGACGTGCGCTCCATCTTCGTCGGCCACCAGCTCTGCAGCGGCGACAAGTGGCTGCACGCCCTCAACTTCGCCAGCCTCGGCATCTCCTACCACCCCATGGCCACCGGCCACTCCGGCGGCTACTACCCCGTCTTCCGCACCGCCGCCGCCTGACGGATGAAGGGCGCCTTCACCCGCCTGGTCGGCCCGAAGGCGTCCTTCACCCGGCCGTCGACGACGCACCCGTCGGCAGTCGCGCATCTCCGCCGCCGGTGAGGTGGGCAGCCAGATTCTCGAACGCCTCGCGCAACGGGTCCTTCTCCTGCGACGCCTCCCCGAACACGGCGAGCCTGTCCTCGTAGGCGTAGAGAGGCTGGTATGGAACCTCCACCGCGCGCCAGTACGCCGCCCGCTCCTGTTCGGTCATGCCGGTCGGCAGGCCCGCGAACAGCTGCCGTGCCGCCGCACGACCTGCATCGGCCTTGTCCCGCTCGGCGAGATCGACCCGCATCGGCACCGGCAGGATGCGGATCCGCGGATACCGTTCCTGGATCCTCACCGCAGCGGTGGCGGCGCTCTCCATGCCTCGGCGGCTGAGGGTGAAGCAGGCCACCAGGGTGTCTGGAAGGTGAGCGGTGCAGATGTCGGCCAGGTCGCCCTGGCCGCTACAGCCGTCTATCAGGGCGACGTCGTAGTCGCGTCGCAGCTGCGTCCGTACGGCGTCGAAGAACCTCGCGCCGTCACCGGCGTGGTAGAACCGGTCCCAGTTCATCGTGCTCAGCGGAGCGGCGTAGTCGGTGTTCTCCCGGCCCGCCGGGAGGAGGTCGATACCTCCACGACCGGGAAAGTCGCCGTCGACGGCCATGACGTGGCGCGAGACCTGCACGTGATCGCTCACGGGCGCCGACCGGCGGCTGCCCGTCGCCTGATCCTCGAAACCCCGCACCATGTTGATCACGCCGAGCTGCTCGGCGGCCTCAGCCTTCAGGTACGGCCGGAACATCCGGTGCAGGCCGGGCGACACGAGATTCCAGTCGGCAGCCAGCACCCGCTTGCCGCTGCTGGCGAGAATCCAGGCGACATTGGCCAGCGCCATGGTGCGCCCGGTTCCACCCATGACCGAGTGGAGCGTCACCACCTGGCCGGTCGACATCCGGTCCATCGATCCTGACTCCGTTCTGGCGAGAGGTCTGCGGATGGGCGACACGGCGCCTAGGCCGCGCCGGCAGAGGGTCCGAGCGCGAATTCGGTCTGCTCAGCCTGGCCCACGCACCACTGCAGCATGCGCGGCAGTGTCTCCATGGCCGCGAAATGCCCTTTGCCCACCTGAACCTCGAGTTCGGCGGTCGGCAACCGGTCCTTCAGCCAGCGGCTGTGGCTAACGGGCGAGAAGGTGTCGTCGTCCCCGTGCCACAGCCGCACCGGGGTCTTGATACCGGTCAGCGCGAATCCCCATGGCTTGCGGAAGGCGAGGACGTCATCGATCCATCCCCCCGGCCCTCCTTGCACGGCCTCGCGGTAGGCCTCGTGCAGCTGTCGCCTCATGTCATCGACGATCGCCCAGTCCCGCTCCCCCATCTGCGGCTTGAGGAAGTTCAGCATCGTCTCCGGATCGTCGCGCATCGCCTCCGCTCGAGCAGTCAGCGTCTGGATCAGGGCCTCCTCGGTCTTCGCCTGCTCGTACGCTTCGACATTCGAGGGAGCCATCCCGTCTGACCAGTCCAGGCCATCCGCAGTGGCGGGCGCGATGCTGACCAGCACGGCAGTCCGGGTCACCCGATTGCCGAGCAGTTCCGCGCACGCCAGCGCGTGCGGGCCACCACCCGAACGGCCTACCACCGCGAACTTCGCCAGCTCCAACTGATCGGCGATCGCCGCCACGTCGGCAGCGGCGTCGGCAAC contains these protein-coding regions:
- a CDS encoding SGNH/GDSL hydrolase family protein gives rise to the protein MTRSRLLTFTASLATAFTVLVALAATPAQAASTVRYVALGDSYSSGVGAGSYTSESGACQRSTKAYPALWAAANAPAAYAFVACSGATTTSVTSSQLSALSSSTTLVSITVGGNDVGFANIMSTCALQGTTQCVAAVQTAEDKARASLPGLLDNVYNAIRSRAPNARVVVLGYPVFYQLGTVCVGLSATSHAKINEGINLVDDLTRTAAGRHGFTFADVRSIFVGHQLCSGDKWLHALNFASLGISYHPMATGHSGGYYPVFRTAAA
- a CDS encoding KGGVGR-motif variant AAA ATPase, which encodes MDRMSTGQVVTLHSVMGGTGRTMALANVAWILASSGKRVLAADWNLVSPGLHRMFRPYLKAEAAEQLGVINMVRGFEDQATGSRRSAPVSDHVQVSRHVMAVDGDFPGRGGIDLLPAGRENTDYAAPLSTMNWDRFYHAGDGARFFDAVRTQLRRDYDVALIDGCSGQGDLADICTAHLPDTLVACFTLSRRGMESAATAAVRIQERYPRIRILPVPMRVDLAERDKADAGRAAARQLFAGLPTGMTEQERAAYWRAVEVPYQPLYAYEDRLAVFGEASQEKDPLREAFENLAAHLTGGGDARLPTGASSTAG
- a CDS encoding alpha/beta fold hydrolase, with the protein product MRAIPRATSRTEEVMDLPYVETPDGRWLAFESTGPDDGVPVVLCHGMPGSKAGPRPRPMRLHSLGIRLISYDRPGYGGSTRKQGRSVADAAADVAAIADQLELAKFAVVGRSGGGPHALACAELLGNRVTRTAVLVSIAPATADGLDWSDGMAPSNVEAYEQAKTEEALIQTLTARAEAMRDDPETMLNFLKPQMGERDWAIVDDMRRQLHEAYREAVQGGPGGWIDDVLAFRKPWGFALTGIKTPVRLWHGDDDTFSPVSHSRWLKDRLPTAELEVQVGKGHFAAMETLPRMLQWCVGQAEQTEFALGPSAGAA